The Lysobacter capsici genome has a segment encoding these proteins:
- a CDS encoding DUF4019 domain-containing protein, protein MKRITTTVAMALCILSGAAIAQGQAQAPRSAPAPQQAAARDIDPNTLANSALQILQAIDRDQAGVLWDNASAVTKRTARRDEFVGHVGKTRKPLGAANSRNWIAVRRELVTDGGQLPAGLYASIEFSSQFQSKRLAKELVSLRRDEDGMWRFSGYVIQ, encoded by the coding sequence ATGAAACGAATCACGACGACGGTGGCGATGGCGTTGTGCATCCTGTCCGGCGCGGCGATCGCCCAGGGGCAAGCTCAGGCGCCGCGCTCGGCCCCGGCGCCGCAACAGGCGGCCGCCCGCGACATCGACCCCAATACCCTGGCCAACAGCGCGCTGCAGATATTGCAGGCGATCGATCGCGATCAGGCCGGCGTGCTCTGGGACAACGCGTCCGCCGTGACCAAGCGTACGGCCAGGCGCGATGAATTCGTCGGCCATGTCGGCAAGACCCGCAAGCCGCTGGGCGCGGCCAACTCGCGCAACTGGATCGCGGTGCGGCGCGAGCTCGTGACCGACGGCGGCCAGCTTCCGGCGGGTTTGTACGCCAGCATCGAATTCTCCAGTCAGTTCCAGAGCAAGCGACTGGCGAAGGAACTGGTATCCCTGCGTCGGGATGAAGACGGCATGTGGCGGTTTTCCGGTTATGTCATCCAGTGA
- a CDS encoding OmpA family protein, which produces MKHRAPRVRAGRDIRTRADRSTLSWSNDPDESEHCPAARRQARRPAAISHSEESPMQANRFAGAAIVCSIAIGLLSACGTRHVSRDISADGVPAEVVFPAKERAILKEGTFPNVESLRQVAAGVTKEQLYHLLGRPHFREGYAGVREWDYLFHFRRDGGVTTCQYKVIFDRNYLARSFYWLPQDCGDLLREPVAAAPPSAPPAAAPRRFSLSADALFAFGQSGRGDLQSSGRAEIARIAAELRDAKGLRNVRVIGHTDSIGSEQANQALSQRRAQTVRGLLIDEGVPARSISAEGRGESEPVIGDCDARAERAALIACLQPNRRVEIVADVEQ; this is translated from the coding sequence GTGAAGCACCGCGCGCCGCGCGTTCGGGCGGGGCGCGATATCCGAACGCGAGCGGATCGTTCGACCTTGTCTTGGTCGAACGATCCAGACGAATCAGAACACTGCCCGGCGGCGCGGCGACAGGCGCGGCGACCGGCGGCCATCAGTCACAGCGAGGAATCTCCAATGCAAGCCAACCGGTTCGCTGGCGCAGCGATCGTGTGCAGTATCGCGATAGGACTGTTGTCCGCTTGTGGCACCCGACACGTCAGTCGCGACATTTCCGCCGATGGAGTGCCGGCCGAGGTGGTGTTTCCGGCGAAGGAGCGGGCGATCCTGAAAGAGGGAACGTTCCCCAACGTGGAAAGTCTGCGCCAAGTGGCCGCCGGCGTGACCAAGGAGCAGCTCTATCACCTGCTGGGGCGTCCGCACTTCCGCGAAGGCTATGCCGGCGTGCGGGAGTGGGACTACCTGTTTCACTTCCGTCGCGATGGCGGGGTGACCACATGCCAGTACAAGGTGATTTTCGACCGCAACTATCTGGCGCGCAGTTTCTACTGGCTGCCGCAGGATTGCGGCGACCTGCTGCGCGAGCCGGTCGCGGCGGCGCCGCCGTCGGCGCCGCCCGCCGCCGCGCCCCGGCGTTTTTCGCTGTCCGCCGATGCGTTGTTCGCGTTCGGGCAGTCCGGTCGCGGCGATCTGCAGTCGAGCGGTCGCGCCGAAATCGCGCGCATCGCGGCGGAACTGCGCGATGCAAAGGGCCTGCGCAACGTGCGGGTGATCGGGCATACCGACAGCATCGGCAGCGAGCAGGCCAATCAGGCGCTGTCGCAAAGACGCGCGCAGACGGTGCGTGGGTTGTTGATCGACGAAGGCGTGCCGGCGCGATCGATTTCGGCCGAAGGCCGGGGCGAGTCGGAACCCGTGATCGGCGACTGCGATGCTCGCGCGGAGCGAGCCGCGTTGATCGCCTGCCTGCAGCCCAATCGCCGGGTCGAGATCGTGGCCGACGTGGAGCAGTGA
- a CDS encoding ESPR-type extended signal peptide-containing protein, which translates to MNKIYSVVWSRSLGQLVVASELAGGGGKASRGRREAARSAASLSAGVVTALLALGATGWAPSAQAQVNCATAPYNYYSGSAMCAGFQSQATAGGATAVGYSASSTGLNATAVGYQAIAGATNSIYLGARTAPGTGATGESAIAIGTDVTASGSGGIGIGVQSRASGLSGVAVGVRAAAAAEGAVAMGSGAASSAFNGVSVGAGATAAGVNSIYLGARTAAGTGALAESAIALGTDVEASSSRTVAIGFQARAVGNQSIAFGQGALAGVVGTPAVPNAIAIGVNSRSLANSTVAVGTAANASADGGAAVGNTAAASGINSSALGSGTVASATNATAVGASANVTGVGASAVGSFANASGGNSAAIGSGANASGVNTFAGGRLATATNDAATALGNAARADGNSSLALGAQAIATGTSTVAVGQGAGAGSTTANTGSVAMGVAAGTLVSGAQNSAVGAGVASAMRGAGSGVTGTRNVAFGTGDGTVAYDATLDAAAGSLVSGNDNIAIGTNAGIGVASNATTSIGLNANASVGNAIALGTQANASALDAIAQGSSANAGGRNAIAIGFQSIASAINSINLGARTLVGSGALSAGSIAIGTDVTASQDRAVAMGIVSRATGADAVAVGTRTTAAAEYATALGSGGSSAATAVRATGIGSIAVGGNAALGALASGANAIAIGGESVADADDAVAIGRGSTATGGRAVAVGSGNFASGNGAVAIGDPNTATGNGAVAQGLDNTATGNGSIGIGNTNMVGGGGQAVGVAGTAAQGAVGIGFQNTVVGQGSVAIGSTSRALAAGAVAFGDTAVANNARDVALGSGSTTAAAVATPSATINGTTYNFAGVAPTSTVSVGSAGNERTITNVAAGRISDTSTDAINGSQLYATNQAIESVAATANAGWNVSAQGANASNVAPGEAVDLNNTDGNIVVSKTAASDNVSFDLADDITVNSVTAGNTVVNGNGLTITGGPSVTTSGINAGGLVINNVAPGVAGTDAVNVSQLTDATDAVRTHYYSVNDNGVVGGNYNNDGASGVNALAAGVGATATTDSATALGFGATAATQAGDVALGSGSITGTVVATTGDTIAGTAYTYAGTAPTSTVSVGAVGAERTITNVAAGRVSGGSTDAINGSQLYATNQAIESVATTANAGWNVSAQGANVSNVAPGESVDLNNTDGNIVVSKTAASDNVSFDLADDITVNSVTAGNTVVNSNGLTITGGPSVTTAGINAGGLVINNVAPGVAGTDAVNVSQLTDATDAVRTHYYSVNDNGVVGGNYNNDGATGVNAIASGVNATATGVASYAAGFGATASQDNGVAIGTNAQAITGGLVALGINSLSSAQNTIAIGVGATANVRLGIAIGGASLAGGNGAVAIGDTSRATDAYAVALGMVSTATGSQAVAIGHFADATATSALAAGYDANATGQYSTALGRLSSASAESALAIGNTANASATGAVAVGLNAAASGVNAIAIGANASATGSVAMGASTRAGNGGAAFGDGANATYNGGVIDPALVAGAALGRNAIADVSGATALGSNTSVTAVDGVALGRGSVAGTAAGVAGYDPITGLPSTDTSPTWRSTLGAVSIGNGTDTRQITGVAAGTQDTDAVNVAQLTAAARAATMHYYSVNDNGVVGGNYDNDGASGVNALAAGVGASATVASGTALGNGAIAGTQAGDVALGSGSITGAVVATSSDTIDGVTYNYAGTTPTSTVSVGAVGAERTITNVAAGRVSGGSTDAINGSQLFSTNQAVSALGVNLDQLGNSTAASLGGTSVYDPTTHTVTAGLAVGGNSYTNVQDALTQVNNNATAGWNITAGANSGNIAPNETLTVAAGSNATVAYDDATGTLTVGVVPDPSFNSVVVGNTTITTNGLSIAGGPSITNVGINAGGTTITNVAAGVNGSDAVNLDQLNQAVSSGTAHYYSVNDGGVQGGNYANNGATATGAIASGVNASATAADAVAIGTGATAGDANSVALGAGSTTSAAVGTASATIAGTTYNFAGAAPVGTVSVGGVGAERTLTNVAAGRLSETSTDAVNGSQLHATNQAVNALDGRVTNVEGDIANLSGTVNSFDGRITQVEGNVANLTNTVNTFDGRITSVQNGSDGMFQVSQEGSIVKPQPTGTNSSAGGNGAVASGNNALAVGNQSTASGAGSTAVGTGATASHANSVALGSGSATTVGAQSGYNAAYVGNSSSTGEVNIGGRTITGVAPGIAGTDAVNVSQLNAGVSSAVDQSKAYTDARFQKFDNDVWALRRDFRAGTSSAMAMAGLPQAYLPGKSMLALAAGGYQGEYGMAVGLSGITENGRWVYKAQASGNTARDWGFSVGAGIQW; encoded by the coding sequence ATGAATAAAATCTATAGCGTTGTATGGAGCCGATCGCTCGGGCAGCTGGTGGTCGCGTCCGAGTTGGCCGGAGGCGGCGGCAAGGCATCGCGCGGCCGGCGCGAGGCCGCGCGATCGGCCGCGAGCCTGAGCGCGGGCGTCGTGACCGCGCTGCTGGCGCTGGGCGCAACGGGATGGGCGCCCTCGGCGCAGGCCCAGGTGAACTGCGCCACGGCGCCGTACAACTACTACAGCGGCAGCGCGATGTGCGCGGGTTTTCAGTCCCAGGCGACCGCGGGCGGAGCCACCGCCGTCGGCTATAGCGCCAGCAGCACGGGGCTGAATGCCACGGCTGTGGGCTACCAAGCCATTGCCGGCGCGACCAATTCCATTTACCTGGGCGCGCGCACCGCTCCAGGAACCGGAGCGACCGGGGAATCGGCGATCGCTATCGGTACGGATGTCACCGCAAGCGGCTCGGGGGGCATCGGTATCGGCGTGCAGTCGAGAGCCTCCGGACTTAGCGGCGTCGCCGTGGGCGTGCGAGCGGCTGCCGCGGCGGAGGGCGCGGTCGCGATGGGCAGCGGCGCCGCCAGTTCGGCGTTCAATGGCGTATCTGTTGGCGCCGGAGCCACTGCCGCCGGAGTCAATTCCATTTATCTGGGCGCTCGCACTGCTGCCGGGACCGGCGCGTTGGCCGAAAGCGCCATCGCCCTCGGCACGGACGTGGAGGCCAGTTCCAGCAGGACCGTGGCCATCGGCTTTCAAGCCAGGGCCGTGGGCAACCAATCCATCGCATTCGGCCAGGGCGCGCTCGCGGGCGTTGTCGGCACTCCGGCGGTACCCAACGCCATCGCGATCGGCGTCAACTCGCGTTCTCTCGCCAATTCCACCGTTGCGGTAGGCACTGCCGCCAATGCCAGCGCCGATGGTGGCGCGGCCGTCGGCAACACCGCGGCAGCCAGCGGGATCAATTCCAGCGCGCTCGGCAGTGGCACGGTCGCGAGCGCCACCAATGCGACCGCGGTGGGCGCGTCGGCCAATGTCACCGGAGTCGGCGCCAGCGCCGTGGGTTCTTTCGCCAATGCCAGCGGCGGCAATTCCGCCGCGATCGGTTCTGGCGCCAATGCCAGCGGCGTCAATACCTTCGCCGGCGGCCGGTTGGCGACGGCAACCAACGACGCAGCCACCGCGCTCGGCAACGCCGCTCGTGCGGACGGGAACAGTTCGCTTGCGCTGGGAGCGCAGGCGATCGCTACGGGAACCAGCACCGTCGCGGTCGGCCAGGGTGCCGGCGCGGGCTCGACCACCGCCAATACCGGCTCGGTCGCAATGGGTGTCGCCGCCGGCACGCTGGTCAGCGGCGCGCAGAACAGCGCCGTGGGCGCAGGCGTCGCGAGCGCGATGCGCGGCGCGGGTTCGGGCGTTACCGGAACGCGCAACGTCGCCTTCGGCACGGGCGACGGCACGGTCGCCTACGATGCCACCTTGGATGCCGCAGCCGGCAGCCTGGTCAGCGGCAACGACAATATCGCCATCGGCACCAACGCGGGCATCGGCGTGGCGAGCAACGCGACGACGTCGATCGGCCTGAACGCGAATGCGAGCGTGGGCAACGCGATCGCCCTGGGTACCCAGGCGAACGCTTCGGCGCTGGATGCCATCGCGCAAGGCAGCAGCGCCAACGCGGGCGGCCGCAACGCCATCGCCATCGGCTTCCAGTCGATCGCGTCGGCGATCAATTCGATCAATCTGGGCGCGCGCACGTTGGTCGGATCGGGCGCCTTGTCGGCGGGTTCCATCGCCATCGGCACCGACGTGACCGCTTCGCAGGATCGCGCTGTCGCAATGGGCATTGTGAGCCGCGCAACCGGCGCGGACGCGGTGGCGGTCGGCACCCGGACCACCGCGGCGGCCGAATACGCGACAGCGCTCGGCTCGGGCGGCAGCAGCGCGGCCACGGCGGTGCGCGCCACCGGCATCGGTTCGATCGCCGTCGGCGGCAATGCCGCCCTGGGCGCGCTCGCATCGGGCGCCAACGCCATCGCCATCGGCGGTGAATCCGTCGCCGATGCCGATGACGCCGTCGCCATCGGCCGCGGTTCCACCGCCACCGGCGGTCGCGCGGTCGCGGTCGGTTCGGGCAACTTCGCCAGCGGCAACGGCGCGGTCGCGATCGGCGATCCGAACACCGCCACCGGCAACGGCGCGGTGGCGCAGGGCCTGGACAACACCGCCACCGGCAACGGCTCGATCGGCATCGGCAACACCAACATGGTCGGCGGCGGAGGTCAGGCGGTCGGCGTGGCCGGCACGGCGGCGCAGGGCGCGGTCGGTATCGGCTTCCAGAACACCGTGGTCGGCCAGGGCAGCGTCGCCATCGGCAGCACCAGCCGCGCGCTGGCGGCGGGCGCGGTCGCGTTCGGCGACACCGCGGTGGCCAACAATGCGCGCGACGTGGCGCTGGGTTCGGGTTCGACGACCGCGGCGGCCGTTGCGACGCCCAGCGCGACGATCAACGGCACGACCTATAACTTCGCCGGCGTCGCGCCGACCAGCACGGTCAGCGTCGGTAGCGCCGGCAACGAGCGGACCATCACCAACGTGGCGGCGGGACGGATTTCCGATACGTCCACCGATGCGATCAACGGTTCGCAGCTGTATGCGACCAACCAAGCGATCGAATCGGTCGCCGCCACCGCCAACGCGGGCTGGAACGTAAGCGCGCAGGGCGCCAACGCCAGCAACGTGGCGCCGGGCGAAGCGGTCGATCTGAACAACACCGACGGCAATATCGTGGTCAGCAAGACCGCGGCCAGCGACAACGTCAGCTTCGATCTGGCCGACGACATCACCGTCAACAGCGTCACCGCCGGCAACACCGTGGTGAACGGCAATGGCCTGACCATCACCGGCGGGCCGAGCGTCACCACTTCCGGCATCAATGCCGGCGGCCTGGTCATCAACAACGTTGCGCCGGGCGTGGCCGGCACCGACGCGGTCAATGTCAGTCAGCTGACCGACGCCACCGACGCGGTGCGCACGCATTACTACAGCGTCAACGACAACGGCGTGGTCGGCGGCAACTACAACAACGACGGCGCGAGCGGCGTCAACGCATTGGCCGCGGGTGTCGGCGCGACCGCGACCACCGACAGCGCGACCGCGCTGGGCTTCGGCGCGACCGCCGCGACCCAGGCGGGCGACGTGGCGCTGGGTTCGGGTTCGATCACCGGCACGGTCGTGGCGACGACCGGTGACACCATCGCCGGAACCGCCTACACCTACGCGGGCACCGCGCCGACCAGCACGGTCAGCGTCGGCGCGGTCGGCGCGGAGCGGACGATCACCAACGTCGCCGCCGGTCGGGTGTCGGGTGGCTCGACCGATGCGATCAACGGCTCGCAGTTGTATGCGACCAACCAAGCGATCGAATCGGTTGCCACCACCGCCAACGCGGGCTGGAACGTCAGCGCGCAGGGCGCCAACGTCAGCAACGTGGCGCCGGGCGAGTCCGTCGACCTCAACAACACCGACGGCAATATCGTGGTCAGCAAGACCGCGGCCAGCGACAACGTCAGCTTCGATCTGGCCGACGACATCACCGTCAACAGCGTCACCGCCGGCAACACCGTGGTGAACAGCAACGGGTTGACCATTACCGGCGGGCCGAGCGTCACCACCGCCGGCATCAACGCCGGCGGCTTGGTCATCAACAACGTCGCGCCGGGCGTGGCCGGCACCGACGCGGTCAACGTCAGTCAGCTGACCGACGCCACTGACGCGGTGCGCACGCATTACTACAGCGTCAACGACAACGGCGTGGTCGGCGGCAACTACAACAACGACGGCGCCACCGGCGTGAATGCGATCGCGTCGGGTGTGAACGCCACCGCGACCGGCGTGGCTTCGTATGCCGCCGGCTTCGGCGCGACCGCGAGCCAGGACAACGGCGTCGCCATAGGCACCAACGCCCAGGCGATCACCGGCGGCTTGGTGGCGCTGGGCATCAACAGTCTGTCCTCGGCCCAGAACACCATCGCGATCGGTGTCGGCGCCACCGCCAATGTCCGCCTGGGCATCGCCATCGGCGGCGCGTCCCTGGCCGGCGGCAACGGCGCGGTGGCGATCGGCGATACGTCGCGCGCGACCGATGCCTACGCGGTCGCGCTGGGCATGGTCTCGACCGCGACCGGCAGCCAGGCGGTGGCCATCGGCCACTTCGCCGATGCGACCGCGACCTCGGCCCTGGCCGCCGGTTACGACGCCAACGCCACCGGCCAGTATTCCACCGCCTTGGGCCGCTTGAGTTCGGCGTCGGCGGAAAGCGCGCTCGCCATCGGCAACACCGCCAACGCCAGCGCCACCGGCGCGGTCGCGGTGGGATTGAATGCGGCCGCGAGCGGAGTCAACGCCATCGCGATCGGCGCCAATGCCAGCGCCACCGGTTCGGTCGCGATGGGCGCATCGACGCGCGCCGGCAACGGCGGCGCGGCGTTCGGCGACGGCGCCAACGCGACCTACAACGGCGGCGTGATCGATCCGGCGCTCGTGGCCGGCGCGGCGTTGGGCCGCAACGCCATCGCCGATGTGTCCGGCGCCACCGCGCTGGGCAGCAACACGTCGGTGACCGCTGTCGACGGCGTGGCCCTGGGCCGCGGCTCGGTGGCCGGCACCGCCGCCGGCGTGGCCGGGTACGACCCGATCACCGGCCTGCCTTCCACCGATACCTCGCCGACCTGGCGCAGCACCTTGGGCGCGGTGAGCATCGGTAACGGCACCGACACCCGCCAGATCACCGGCGTGGCGGCGGGCACGCAGGACACCGATGCGGTCAACGTGGCGCAGCTGACCGCCGCGGCGCGGGCGGCGACCATGCATTACTACAGCGTCAACGACAACGGCGTCGTCGGCGGCAACTACGACAACGACGGCGCGAGCGGCGTCAACGCCTTGGCCGCGGGCGTGGGCGCCAGCGCGACGGTCGCCAGCGGCACGGCCTTGGGCAACGGCGCGATCGCGGGCACGCAGGCCGGCGATGTGGCGCTGGGCTCGGGTTCGATCACCGGCGCCGTCGTGGCGACGAGCAGCGACACCATTGACGGGGTGACCTACAACTACGCCGGAACCACGCCGACCAGCACGGTCAGTGTCGGCGCGGTCGGCGCCGAACGCACCATCACCAACGTCGCCGCGGGCCGGGTGTCGGGCGGTTCCACCGACGCGATCAACGGTTCGCAGTTGTTCTCCACCAACCAGGCGGTGAGCGCGCTCGGCGTCAATCTGGATCAGTTGGGCAACAGCACCGCCGCATCGCTGGGCGGTACCTCGGTCTACGACCCGACCACGCACACGGTGACCGCGGGGCTCGCGGTGGGCGGCAACAGCTACACCAACGTGCAGGACGCGCTGACCCAGGTGAACAACAATGCCACCGCCGGCTGGAACATCACCGCCGGCGCCAACAGCGGCAATATCGCGCCCAACGAAACCTTGACCGTGGCCGCCGGCAGCAACGCCACGGTCGCCTACGACGACGCCACCGGCACCTTGACGGTCGGCGTGGTGCCGGACCCGAGTTTCAACAGCGTGGTGGTCGGCAATACCACGATCACCACCAACGGCCTGAGCATCGCCGGCGGCCCCAGCATCACCAATGTCGGCATCAACGCCGGCGGCACCACCATCACCAACGTGGCCGCCGGCGTCAACGGCAGCGATGCGGTGAATCTGGATCAGTTGAATCAGGCGGTGTCCTCCGGCACCGCGCATTACTACAGCGTCAACGACGGCGGCGTGCAGGGCGGCAACTACGCCAACAACGGCGCCACCGCGACCGGCGCGATCGCCTCGGGCGTGAACGCCAGCGCCACCGCCGCCGATGCGGTGGCGATCGGCACCGGCGCCACCGCGGGCGACGCCAACAGCGTCGCATTGGGCGCGGGTTCCACCACCAGCGCGGCGGTGGGCACCGCCAGCGCCACCATCGCCGGCACCACCTACAACTTCGCCGGCGCCGCGCCGGTGGGAACGGTGAGCGTGGGCGGCGTGGGCGCCGAACGCACCCTCACCAACGTCGCCGCGGGACGCTTGTCGGAGACCTCGACCGATGCGGTCAACGGCTCGCAGCTGCACGCGACCAACCAGGCGGTCAACGCGCTGGACGGACGCGTGACCAACGTCGAAGGCGATATCGCCAACCTGAGCGGCACGGTCAACAGCTTCGATGGCCGCATCACCCAGGTCGAAGGCAACGTCGCCAATCTGACCAATACCGTCAATACCTTCGACGGCCGCATCACCAGCGTGCAGAACGGTTCCGACGGCATGTTCCAGGTCAGCCAGGAGGGCAGCATCGTCAAGCCGCAACCGACCGGCACCAACTCGTCGGCGGGCGGCAACGGCGCGGTGGCCAGCGGCAACAACGCGCTGGCGGTGGGCAACCAGAGCACCGCCAGCGGCGCCGGCAGCACCGCGGTGGGTACCGGCGCGACGGCGAGCCATGCCAACAGCGTCGCGCTGGGTTCCGGATCGGCGACCACGGTGGGCGCGCAGAGCGGTTACAACGCCGCCTACGTGGGCAACAGCAGCTCCACCGGCGAGGTCAACATCGGCGGCCGCACCATCACCGGCGTGGCGCCCGGCATCGCCGGCACCGACGCGGTCAACGTCAGCCAGCTCAACGCCGGGGTGAGCTCCGCGGTCGATCAATCCAAGGCCTACACCGACGCGCGCTTCCAGAAATTCGACAACGATGTGTGGGCGCTGCGCCGCGACTTCCGCGCCGGCACGTCCTCGGCGATGGCGATGGCGGGTCTGCCGCAGGCCTATCTGCCGGGCAAGAGCATGCTCGCGCTGGCGGCCGGCGGCTATCAGGGCGAATACGGCATGGCGGTGGGCTTGTCGGGCATCACCGAGAACGGCCGCTGGGTCTACAAGGCCCAGGCGAGCGGAAACACCGCGCGCGACTGGGGCTTCTCGGTCGGCGCCGGTATCCAGTGGTGA
- a CDS encoding sensor histidine kinase, whose amino-acid sequence MPDYFQCSPRVRNRADTIRAACSTRQASKKSDGHRDYSLTHATPGCRVTSRCYAGYRWPIKQRSHRAAPAASDASAGRDESSRRPAVRPAAIHRALVATATMTVRESSPSPWHGFIDWMQRVPTRAARDRRNAVTLQAILAVIAASTLVMAIASCAAMADTSGVADNGLMLIVSAYAWLCFCLLRHGFFRLSTSLTVIGGLILMGMSYHAYGLRAQSGLQITQLLPLLCSGLFLGRAAAWWTALANAAALAIGAHTDLQLATDSMQASDALANLLLAGMNFLVLATILDRLILSSQRAINRSEELNELCLELRHQVEEKERAYERLLQTQKMETIGRLSTGIAHDFNAILSVILGHATSVGRRGGSIDAVLPGIRQAARSGATLTRRLLSFSRPHVREISTFDLAQAIDEVRPLILPMFPRGIEVSLDTSACGLLIRADRDELVLALLNIASNACDAMPRGGRFVLSVQADGDHAFLRLEDSGIGMAPEVLARLFEPFFTTKPKDQGTGIGMATVHRFVTDHGGEIHADSAPGQGTRIRIRLPLAKSGCDDEHSSADEAGARITRPRSDAGDRDHAPPTIVEPAIAGCRVIGS is encoded by the coding sequence ATGCCCGATTATTTCCAATGCTCACCACGGGTGAGAAATCGGGCCGACACAATCCGCGCGGCGTGCTCGACCCGGCAAGCGTCAAAAAAGAGCGACGGCCATCGCGATTACTCGTTGACGCACGCAACTCCCGGTTGCCGCGTCACATCCCGGTGCTACGCTGGCTACCGGTGGCCAATCAAGCAACGAAGCCATCGCGCCGCGCCCGCCGCATCGGACGCGAGCGCCGGAAGGGATGAGTCCAGCCGCCGTCCAGCGGTCCGTCCCGCAGCCATCCACCGCGCCCTGGTAGCAACCGCAACGATGACCGTCCGCGAATCGTCCCCATCCCCTTGGCATGGTTTCATCGACTGGATGCAACGCGTGCCCACCCGCGCCGCGCGCGACCGACGCAACGCAGTGACGCTGCAAGCGATACTCGCCGTCATCGCCGCCAGCACCCTGGTCATGGCGATCGCATCGTGCGCCGCCATGGCCGACACCAGCGGCGTCGCCGACAACGGCTTGATGCTGATCGTCAGCGCGTACGCGTGGTTGTGCTTCTGCCTGCTGCGGCACGGATTTTTCCGTCTGTCGACCAGCCTCACCGTGATCGGCGGCCTGATCCTGATGGGCATGAGCTATCACGCCTACGGATTGCGGGCGCAGTCGGGGCTGCAGATCACCCAGCTATTGCCTCTGCTGTGTTCGGGATTGTTCCTGGGCCGGGCCGCGGCGTGGTGGACGGCGCTGGCCAACGCGGCGGCGCTGGCGATAGGCGCGCATACCGATCTGCAACTGGCGACCGATTCCATGCAGGCCTCCGACGCCTTGGCCAATCTGCTTCTGGCCGGCATGAATTTCCTGGTGCTGGCGACGATCCTGGATCGTCTGATCCTGTCGTCGCAGCGCGCGATCAATCGCAGCGAAGAACTCAACGAACTCTGCCTGGAGCTCCGGCATCAGGTCGAAGAGAAAGAACGCGCCTACGAACGCCTGCTGCAAACCCAGAAGATGGAAACCATCGGCCGGCTGTCGACCGGCATCGCCCACGACTTCAACGCCATCCTCAGCGTGATCCTGGGCCATGCGACCTCGGTGGGCAGGCGCGGCGGTTCCATCGACGCGGTGCTGCCCGGCATCCGTCAGGCGGCGCGCAGCGGCGCCACCCTCACCCGGCGCCTGCTGAGTTTCAGCCGGCCCCATGTCAGGGAGATATCCACCTTCGATCTCGCTCAGGCCATCGACGAAGTGCGGCCGTTGATCCTGCCGATGTTCCCGCGCGGCATCGAGGTATCGCTGGACACCTCCGCCTGCGGCCTGCTGATCCGCGCGGACCGCGACGAACTGGTGCTGGCATTGTTGAACATCGCCAGCAACGCCTGCGATGCCATGCCGCGGGGCGGCCGCTTCGTGCTGTCCGTCCAAGCCGATGGCGATCATGCGTTCCTGCGGCTGGAAGACAGCGGGATCGGCATGGCGCCGGAGGTGCTCGCGCGGCTGTTCGAGCCGTTCTTCACCACCAAGCCCAAGGACCAGGGAACCGGCATCGGCATGGCGACCGTGCATCGCTTCGTGACCGACCACGGCGGCGAAATACACGCCGACAGCGCTCCCGGTCAGGGCACGCGCATCCGTATCCGATTGCCGCTGGCGAAATCCGGATGCGATGACGAGCACTCAAGCGCGGATGAGGCCGGCGCGCGGATCACGCGGCCGCGCTCGGATGCGGGCGATCGCGACCATGCGCCGCCCACGATCGTCGAACCGGCGATCGCCGGCTGTCGCGTCATCGGCTCCTGA